Sequence from the Bryobacteraceae bacterium genome:
GTCGCCCATGTCGACGATAACGGCCGGGTTCACGGCCACCAGCGACTCGAGCGACACCTTGGCGTAGGCAAGCGGACCGGTTGCGAGCGGATTGGTCCCGCCGGCGATCTCGATCAGTTCGTTGAGATACGACCCTTTGCCCACGGCGATCATGCCTTCGAGCCGGCCCGGGTTGCGCCCCACCAGGAACACGATGCTCCGTTTGGGCAGTTTCCCCATGCGCGCCCGAACCGCATCCAGGCGCGCGCGAATCGACCCGGCGAGCTTGGCGCCGCGCTCAGGCGCCGATACCGCCTCCGCGATCGAGCGGATCGACGAGTCGATCGCCGAGAGCGACCCGAACTCCACCTCCAGCACGTTGAGCCCCAATCGGCGCAACTGCGGAATTGCGTTGTTCGGCAGCCGCTCCACGATGACGAGACCGGGGCGTAGCGCGGCAATCGATTCGAGGTTCGGCTCCAGATACGTGCCGATCTTCGGAAGACCCTTCGCCGCCTCCGGATAGTGGCAGTAGTTGGACACGGCGATGACATTGGGCCCGAGTTCGAGCGCGAAGAGGATCTCCGTGATCGCCGGTCCGGTGGAAACGATCCGCGGGGCATCGGCCGCCGCGAGGGGAGCCAGCTGCAGCGCGGCCAGCAGCAGGAGCGGGATCATCCGAGCGCCTGCGCCAGGTCCGCGATGAGGTCTGAGGGGTGCTCCAGGCCGATGGAGGAGCGAATGAGGTTCTGCGGCGTGGCAGTGCCGCGGCCTTCGATGGACGCACGGTGCTCAATGAGC
This genomic interval carries:
- a CDS encoding helical backbone metal receptor; amino-acid sequence: MIPLLLLAALQLAPLAAADAPRIVSTGPAITEILFALELGPNVIAVSNYCHYPEAAKGLPKIGTYLEPNLESIAALRPGLVIVERLPNNAIPQLRRLGLNVLEVEFGSLSAIDSSIRSIAEAVSAPERGAKLAGSIRARLDAVRARMGKLPKRSIVFLVGRNPGRLEGMIAVGKGSYLNELIEIAGGTNPLATGPLAYAKVSLESLVAVNPAVIVDMGDMSQETTGESHRKAVVALWRRMGMIEAVKKGAVHAVDSDIFVVPGPRVVDAVEAFARFLHPEQR